In the Candidatus Hydrothermales bacterium genome, one interval contains:
- a CDS encoding RidA family protein — translation MKEEIKPQNIYGGGPYSPAIRLCDVIYISGQFGVDANGKPVGGLKEQTEQALENIEKILKEKNLTMDNIVKVTIFLVSSENIEEKLKIVNDAYENYFKNFKKPYPARSTVIVAGLPIRGALIEIEAIAYVF, via the coding sequence ATGAAAGAGGAAATCAAACCCCAAAATATATATGGTGGTGGTCCATATAGTCCTGCAATAAGGCTATGTGATGTAATATATATAAGTGGTCAGTTTGGTGTAGATGCAAATGGAAAACCAGTAGGAGGATTAAAAGAGCAAACAGAACAAGCGCTCGAAAACATAGAGAAAATACTAAAAGAAAAAAATTTAACCATGGATAATATAGTAAAGGTTACGATATTTTTAGTAAGTTCAGAGAATATTGAAGAAAAACTTAAAATAGTAAACGACGCGTATGAAAATTATTTCAAGAATTTTAAAAAGCCCTATCCTGCAAGGTCTACTGTTATAGTTGCGGGACTTCCAATAAGAGGTGCACTAATTGAAATAGAAGCCATTGCATATGTATTT